From a region of the Solanum stenotomum isolate F172 chromosome 2, ASM1918654v1, whole genome shotgun sequence genome:
- the LOC125856072 gene encoding uncharacterized protein LOC125856072, translated as MVCLLLSFQTEVHSSLPAFGGLFRKSWEPSRHQSYADQRRRPLRFSVGDRVFLRVSPMKGVMRFGRRGKLSPRYIGPFEILRTVGEVAYELALPPVFSAIHPVFHVSMLRRYVPDESHVLQYDAVELDDRLTFVEEPVAILSRDVRRLRSRAIPVVKVRWRHRPVEEATWEIEHEMRAQFPDL; from the exons atggtgtgcctgttGCTATCATTTCAGACCGAGGTTCACAGTTCACTTCCAGCTTTTGGAGGGCTTTTCAGGAAGAGTTGGGAACCC agtaggcaccagagttatgcggatcagaggcgtcgacctttgagattctctgttggtgatcgggtattcctccgtgtgtcgcccatgaagggcgtgatgaggtttgggaggcggggcaagcttagccccaggtacattgggccatttgagatactccggacagttggagaggttgcttatgagttggccctacctccagtattttcagccatccacccagtgtttcatgtttcgatgttgcggcggtatgttcctgatgagtcccatgtgctccagtatgatgcagtcgagttggatgatcgtttgacattcgtagaggagccagttgccattctatccagagatgtgaggagattgcgctcgagagccattcctgttgttaaggtccgttggagacatcgtccagttgaggaggctacctgggagatcgagcatgagatgcgggcacagttccccgactta